The genome window AGACGTAGAAATCCATTAGCCCTTTTAGGTGCTGCTGTGCCGTCGCTCCTCATGATCCGACCCCACCGTGGAGATACATATATATCTGCGATCATCTGCCACGCAAAACCAAGGGACTCGATGTGGATGTCGTGGAACCAAAATACCATTTGCTTCTCCAACAGCTTCACGTTTCCTGGGTGCCACTGTACGGATAcatgagacagagacagagagagagaggcgtcAAACGTCCGAGGAACATGGCATCACGCAGTCGCCAGTAGACAAGGCGGTACTGTTCCTGTCCTAATTCACCCGACATGAGTTCCACGAGTTACCATCGGATTGACTTTTGGGATTTTTCGTTCGTGATTTAGATTATTAGATTTCAAAGTCTTAATGTTACGTTACAGTTCTTCGTTTGCGATTTAGATGATCAGAATTTTAGTTAGAGAAACAGTCATTTGTGTGTCTTCTATGCTAAAGTTTTTACCTTCCCATCAACCAACAATATGTCGACAGTTATGAGAAAtagtttttaaatatatatattttctaaaattttaaaatatatattatttttaaatttggttAAGAATTTTGATTGTTGATGTCATGGGTCAAATCCATCTATTGATTCCAATTTTTAGTGAATTGAAAATATCAAGAATTTAGTGACTTTAAAGGGTGAAGACATCTATTATTTCCTAttctttacttataaaaaaactcAATTAAAATTTAATACCATCGTACCAATAAATCAATAATAAATTACTGGAGATTATTAGCTTAAGACATCATAGACTCGAATACCCTTTGGTGTTATTAACCCCGAGGATGGAAACGGGACCATCCGTCACAACAGTGAGAGGCATTTGTCGCCATCTAAAAGACCACAGGCCACCGAGAACCGGAGGCAGTGACATCAGAACGGTGTGCCCACATTTCCAGGAGCACACCGAACGCTCAAAACCATCAACTTCttcctcgctcgctcgctcgctctcaccCACTCTCTTCCATCGCCTATAAAGAGACTGACTACCCACACTCATCCACATCTCACAGCTCACATCTTTCCTCTCTCGACTCAAGCTCTCTCCTCTTTAATCCAGACGAAAAGAATGGCTCCGGCAACTCGCGCTTCCCTGGACCAGAAGCTGGCCATGGCCAAGCGCTGCTCCCACGGTATCATCTCCTCCGTCTTCATCTTAGCATTTGGTTACCGCCGCGCATCGTCCTATCGCTGATCTCGTTCTTTGCTCGGTATGGTTGGCAGAGGGAGTCGTCGCAGGAGCGAAGGCCGCCGTCGTTGCAGGTTTTGCAGCTGCTGTTCCCACTGTAAGCATACTCTTCCTTGTATACCGTGTGACCTCAGCCGTGTTCTCTTCTGGGCCATCGGTTGAACCGAGCTTGCTTGCATCAGTTGGCCAGCGTTCGGATGCTGCCATGGGCGAGGTACAACCTCAACCCCACAGCTCAAGCTCTCATCGTCTCCACAGGTCTTGAACACTCTTTCCAAATGATTTCTGATCCTGTTGATCGAATGTTGTGTGAGTAATGGGGAGTTTGATTGGGTGCAGCTGCCGGAATGGCATACTTCATTGTTGCAGACAAGACTGTGCTGGCAGCCGCCAGGAAGAACTCCTTCAAGGATGCTTACCCAGGCAACATCAGTGCCTAAGAAGCGGTTTAGATTGATGCTCAAGTGTGCAGGAGGATCCACAAATACATGTAAATCCATGCTTGGTGTGACAATAAATCTAAATGTTACCTCGATTGTTGTTGTGGCTGCTCATCCAACTGCTTCTGTTGTTCTTGAACTTATGGCGAGTCTGCTTAGATGCATCACAAGTGTCAGACATGATAAATAAACCATATGAAAGCAAactaatccaataattcagatcAAACCTGGATAATTTGGATTTACTAATACAGCACATTGGATTGGAATTTAGGAAGGAAAAACTTGTTGATGTCTTGCGCTAAACAATGGATGAACTGCCTGACACTTTTGCAGGTATCATGATAATAAATGGAGCAGGAAATATTGTAGAGAAATATCACTGTCAATATCTTGTACTAAAATAGAAATGAACAAGGATCTTATTCTCGCATTCAATTCCATAATAAACTGATTGATAACATCTCTAGGTTATCCATGATAAACAACAATAGTAAACCTTCAGTCGATTCAAGCAAGGCCAAATCGAGCTCCAAAGATAAAAGCTTATGATGGCTAAAAACATAAGAGACGAAATTTGTTACACCAACAATTTTAAGATCATATTCTCATCGAACAAAATTGACAAAAGGAGTGATAGTCTACATTCTAAACAATAATCATAGCTACATTCTAAACAATAATCATAGGGACCATATATCAAACCCATAATTTTCTGACCTAGTAGAGTAACAAATACCTTTACAGATTGCAAGTTGTGCTCTGTTTCAGTTCAGACTATGCCTGAGGTCAATAAATGGCATGTAGAGTTTGGGGAGTTGCCACTTGCAACCAGTGCAAGCCGAACAATTCTACACTGTACATAGGACACAAGTGAAACCGGAAGTGTTAGCTTGGTTTCACGAGGGTGGGCCGCCAAACATACACCTTCTGACGGAAATCGCAAACTCCCCGGCCTTATGTGGGTGGAAAAGGATGATACATGCTGCTAAGCACAAAACAACACTAACTACTACAAACAAAGGAAAGCGAGTCCTCATGATTTTGTTTGAGAAAATATCGTCCAAAGAGGGTTTGAAAACTGGGTTTTGGTGACAGCCCCTCCTGTCAACAATCTCTTTGGTTACAAGTGGAACATTTACATCATGCTCGATGGCTGGATGCAACGAGGTCGAACACGAACTGTCTCCAATTGCCTCGTTATCCTGCAAAAATTTGTGTATTAAGATGGATTATGTAGATGGATAATCGTAGAGAAGATATAATTGTCAGTCTATCTTATCATGGTATTTCAATGTCTAATTAACTCTTAAAAACAATATCACCATAATATGTACTATAAATCTTGATGTTCTCACATAGAGAATGGAAAATTGCCTCGTTATCCTGCAAAAATTTGTGGATTAGGATGGATTATGTAGATGGATAATCGTAGAGAAGATATAATTGTCAGTCTATCTTATCATGGTATTTCAATGTCTAATTAACTCTTAAAAACAATATCACCATAATATGTACTATAAATCTTGATGTTCTCACATAGAGAATGGAAAATAATATCCGCAGGTTCAGAATGTCCACGCAGGTAGAAGGCAATAGACTTTCTCCCTTTATTGAGCAGAAAATGGGTACAtgatatataaataggagggggaGATAGGAATTGAATCTGAACCCATGAATTTACAACACAAGAAAATTGAAAAAGACTAGCAAGTTAATTTTTTCCCAAGTAGTTTGTTCGCCAATATAAAgaaaatttctatctttctaaaaCAAAACCGTTGACAATATCCCAATGGAAAGGCCCCGAAAATTAATCATTTAACACAAACTTAATATGAAGAACATCTACAGAATGGCATACTGCGATCAGGCTACCCTATTAGAAAACACATTTAGTTGTGATCAGGGACTTGATACACTACAAGAAGACTGTTGGACTCTTTGAAAAATAAAGGTGATTTACAAATTGACACCACCTAAGTCAAAGTAACAGCACAAAAATCAAAAGGTTAAAGGTTAAAGTAATTATATATGAAAAacacaaaaacatatataatttGATATAGAATTAGAATATTTCTGGAAAAACAAATATAATTATTACGCAGATGATACTTTTGGAGTATCATTAGGTATTAGGGAACAAAATTACTAAACAACACTGTACAATCTAAACTACCCACAAAAAACAGAATGGAGAAGGCATTTTCACTCAACAGTGTGTAACTGTAGACATGATACCAACCCAATTATGCTAGAATATATTACGTTAAAAGCCAATAGCTAGAGAAAGCAATGCAATTGACAGGAAAAATGAAACAGAACAACAAACCTTGAGTAATCAAATAAGAGTACATTTTCATTTTTCAAATTCTAAGCCCTTGGATTCTTTTCAATGCATGAACAGAACTCTCAATAATTTGAGATTGGCTACCTTTGTCTATTCCTGCAACTTAGCGATATCGAGGACAACATTCACAAACAGTCCAAAAATCAGTATTATCCATTTCGACTGTTTATAACTAGGTCTTCTTTAGCACTAATTCTTACTATTGTGTGTACTTAATTCTTTGGACATGTCCAAAGACTTTTAGACAATTTTCCCTCATCTTGATCTCAAATAAAAGTAAAACTACCTCTAGATTGTTATTATTGCAGCCAATTTTTCGTACTTCCCGATAACATCCTCATTAGAAAGGTCAAACTATTACAGATGATCACTTCTGATAGTGAAGTTGAAAGCCTCTCATTTGCACACATGGTCCCCTCAAAAATTTGAATTCGTGTTAGGAATTGGAATACATTTGAATCATCCTTAGAAAGGAGGAAAGAGAAATCAATTCATAAGATGTTAAAGCAACAATTATAAGAACCCAATACCTTTGTTTAAGCAACAGATTACCTACCCATTATCTTCAGAATTTAGAAGGTAGGACAACTGTAATCAAAATCATTTCACACACAATTATTTATATCTTCATTTTTTAATAACCACCAATGTTAGCCATGATTTAGCACTACCTATATGCAAAGAATGATGATAGAACCAACACATCAAGCATATGGTTGGGAAAACATTGACGCAAAAAACATTGGAACTAAGCAATCCACAAGAATAACACAAAAGCAAACAACATAACTTACTTGATTTGTATAATTCTTGGCACACATGCTAGTCTTCTGAGAGGTTTGTGGCATGAGAAGTCCACAAAGTGGGTTTTTTGGTTCTGTTAACCTTGTATCATTTAGAGTTCTCTGATAAAGAATTTCTCTTACATGGTTAAGAAAATCATCATATAGCTTCTGGTCGACATCAGAAGTCCAATTGTCTGGCTTATCAAAGCCCTCGGTGACAATAATATTATCCAGATGATGCATTATTGCTTGGAGCACACTAAAAAGCTCATTCTGGAGTAAAAACTTTAACATAGAAGTTAACCTCTGGACATTGGTAAAACTCCAAAAAGCTTCCTTTTCTTCCAAATATGGTGCCTTCAGTAACCATGCTATATCTAAGAGCAATGCTGACATTGCAGATTGTCTGGATGCAAGAATTTCGCAAAAGCCTGGAGAGGAATTAGCAATAAAATTTTGGGACATAATGCGACCAGCATAACAAGAATCAACTACAGGTTCTTCCATTCTCTCtaattcagaacatatctgtttgTTACCAATGAGGACAGGTATATAGTTGGATATTCCAGCCGCATTTTCAACCTACAAAAAAAGGTAATGCAGCAGAAATCATTATTTTATCCAATAAAATGATATAGATATTTTACTAATCataatactattttttttttcatctccaACAGCTGAAGTTTGTTGATTTCCTACCATGAAATCTTAATGGTTGAATGAACAAATTCAACTGTGTAATAATATATAAACAATAACATATGTTCATTTAACAGAGAGTTTCCTCATCATATGGATATACAAGCCAATAgttttaaaataaaaacaaaataacagAAAGGGGAGACCATAATTTAACGGATGTAGTAATTAGAAACTGTTTCTTATGAACTAATTCTTTCAGAAAATGGCAACTGTTAAATTGTGATATTAAAAGAAGGAAAAATTATAGAACTTATTTGCAGACTGTGAACTTCACTAAAGCAAACACACCTCAATAAATGCAGGGCCAAAAACTTCCGAGTCCAGGTGAGTTACTTTTATTCTGAACATCTCATGTTCAGAATTGTTGATACACACTGCTTTATTTCCATCAAGATACCTGGATTTCCCAGTAGATATGACATGAAAAGAGTCATATTTAAGATACTTTCCAGCAAACGATACCAGAAACCTGCCATAACAAACATTTCTCATTAGGCTAGCTACTCCATTTCAAGCATAATTTTCTGTTGATTAAACATTTAGATATCTACATATATAATGGGAGAAAATGAGGAGAGACCCAGTAGGAGCCAACAGCCATCTCAGCCGTCCATGGTGAAAAAACAGATGGACAATATATCGATTTTCTATCCCTGCCATAAATTTGTGTTCCAATAGgactcttttcttttttcatcttACATGCATTCACAATGAAGAAAATTATGTATTAATGTTAAAGATCTTTTATGCTTAAATTTCATATGATTTGAGATACAGGTCCAAAAGCAAGTACATTAAAGTAGAGACACAAGCATGTCTCAAACATGATCCTTATAAGACACTCTTAAACATGATGATCTGATACAGCTATAGCAAACTCTAAATGAAAATAAATTACCGAAATTTCGGCTGTTCAAGGTTGCTTCCACATGCAACAAACTCCATAGGTTTCCCGGcttcaaaataaaaaggataaACATAATGAAGTCTTGGTGCCTGCACCTCCATCTTGATATTTGTCAATGTTGCTCCATCTGAATATATATACATTAAACATCTCAGGAATTTCTTGCACGTGCTTACCCTTGATGAGATAGTTCAAGGGAAAATGACTGTGATACAAAGAGCTCTGAATTATCCGATTGAGATCGCATCAACTTAAGAAAACCAATAAGTTGTCAGCTGGTCAGAGAAATCAGTCACCTTATGGAGCCATGAAAGCTCTGAGTTGTGCTCTAGAGCCAAGCCTATCAGGGAAGGCATATATGGttgtgatgatgacttatttAGTATAGTTGCCATGTGCTCTAATATCTTCCATGGATTTGTAACAAAAATGATGACCAAAGAAGAAATACATAAATGGATGTATGCCACAAACATGACTTTTTATTCAGGCAACTAACCAATATTAACCAAGAAGTCATTTCCTTTCACTTTAAATTGTATTGCGAATATTTTAATTACTATTTACAGAATATAGAAAGGACACACATAATTGCAAATTATTTAGATGACATCATCGAGACAAATGCGTTTTAGTTGCAAGAATGCAGAAAGCATTAAGTGATAAAAATATCACAAGACAAGCATGGATTGTACACAATTAACTGTGGATAAGATGGACATGAACACAATATCTGTGTGTACCACCAGAAAATTGCAGGTAGCCAATAGCAACTAGACTAGTAAAACACTACTATTGCCACTTGTAACTTAAGCATTTTACTACTTTCTTAAGTTTCATACTCCTTCCACGCTTAAAGCAGACATGGGCTGAGCATCATAATGAACAAATAGTACAAATTAGAACATTGCACAATTATAATGTGAAAGGCTATATTACAGTTGGATGTTAGACATGGATGACAACATCCAGTTGCCAATAGGAAATTATAGGAAGTGAGTATTAGTAAAAGAATTGTGTTTCCCTTCATTGTCCAGCCACTTGCACAGACAAACCACATTGATGGATTTTTGTTTTTCCAATCACCCACAACATGCCTAATAAGGTTTGCAATTTCATATCAGCCCTTAATATTACCACCAGAAAGTGTCAACCCATGAAAGGCTGTATCTCTTTATCTCAGCCATGAGTAAAATCTCACTACAACTGAAAATTAGCAACCacaaaattaaacaaaatttCCTCAGATAATTCAAGACATCCCAGTCTACTTCCTGTGACTAATCAGTAATGCTATACGTACACAAGGGCCAAACAGATAACTTAGGTGCCATGAACCGTCTAAAAGCAAAGCTATGATCTAGACAATTGCCTAACAATCAAGAAATCTAGCTGCTTCAACCAATGCCTGTTGACTGCACAATGATAGAGGCCTAATGATGGCTTCAACCAACACTTGCAGAAGCTACAAACAAAAGCTGAGGCAACTCTAGCACCGTCAAAGTAGCTGCTTTGTCAACTCATGCAAAGAAAAGAACAACCACTAGCATTACATGAACACTGaacattaggaagaagagaaattGAAAGGAAAAATGATTAAATACCACAAAACCTAGGCATACTGTCAAATACATATTTGTCAAACCAAGTATGGTATACTAGTTATCATGGTACGAATATCAATCCTTTTTAATTACTTTCTGCGCATACCACTGATAATGGTACTATACTGATTGATAGTTACCAATTTGAACAGGTTTCAGTACCTAGACCAAAGTGGAACTTAAATGCTTTGCAGAAGATGAAGTCAGAAATCAGAAAGAAAGATAACCTTCCACTTATTGGCAGTTGAAGAGCACCACAAACGATTCTTTAGTCATCCAGTCACTTATATCATTACTTCAGTCATCGGTGAAAGTTGTGGCTAGAGAAGTTTATGCATCCGATAATATATACAGTCATGGATCAATGAATATCAAAGATTTTTAACCTAATCATGACATTTCAATCCATCTATGATGTTTGTGCCCATTTAAATGGCTGATTAGTCGTCAACTAGGCAATTAAACATCATTCAATACCAAGCAGCCCAAAGCAGCATTAATGAGTTACAGCAAAAGGCCTGTAGCCAACCCCAACCTTGGCGGGCACCTAGGCAGGCACTTAAACTGCCTAAGAAAGCAATGTCAATCAGTCATCCAACCATCAGCAATGGAGGATTGGACCACTGCAGCCTCACACCAAAACAACGTTCTTTAATTAGAATGAAAAGGCACAACCAAGCTTAATTGTTTATTCAAATAATGCACAACATATTGTCATGCCAAAAACTAGCAAAGTAGACTGCCATTATCTAATTAAAAACACAGGTCAAGTTGAATGAAACTGAAATTGGTGATAAGTAGACAATTTGGGTATGAGCTAACCTTGCAAGACATGGATAATCATATTGCCAAGATAAATAAAAATGGTGCCTCTTCCCCGCAACAAACTTTCAGGTGTATTAATCAAGTCCCTCACATAGTGAGCCACATTTTCAGATAACTGTTAAGAggaattttgacgttaaaattaGCTCTCAGTTGACCGAAATACATGAAAATCCTATTGTGAGACCCAATAATGAAAAGACCTTATCAAATCACGAAAGGAATCTTTATATAAAAAGGATAAGCAAAAGCACAAAGTTGATGCTGATGGAACATATAAACCAAAAGCTCCTACTGTCAAGAAGTGTTAAATTGTTAATAAAGCAAGTGGTAAAGCAGGCCATCAACAATAATTTTGTATCAAGTTACAACATCGTGCAAAGAGATAGTACACTTTTCATGATGAATATGCATAAAGACATCTGTTAGATAATCCTCCGCTGAGAAAAAAAAGTTTGTTCTAATCTATAATGTCCATTCACATCTGTAAATATCTTCATGAAGTTGGAAATGCATGTGAATTCAGCTAGGATGCTATGGCTTCCATAAATAGTACACAGCACTCATACTGGAGATTGCATTTTAGCCAACAGAAAACCAAATTCCTCTGATATCAGCAATGAAACAATAGTTTCTATGATAGCCAGAGGCCCAGAAGTACAAGAAAAACACTCAGTAACCCACAATTTTCATGTTAGTAATATCTTTGGAACAAAAGCAGTCAGCATCAGTAACAAGTATAATGCATTCATTATGACAATATGGGAACAACAAATATGACATTACTAAGCATATTAGATTACTGAAAGCAAAACTTCATACCTTATCCCACATGGACTGTGGCATTGCAATGAAAACAGTCAAAATTGTACATCCAGGACGTATATAACCCTCCAACTCAACAGGCATATTTGCCAACCAGTGAAATATctgtagaattaaaataaaaccAACTAGTTAATGTCTGTCTCACAATTTAAACAATAAACTAGCCCTTCTCAGCTAAATTTTACTTAAGAACTTAAAAGAGTACTTGATGGCGCAATCGTCTAGGAAATTCTGCAGGGTTCCAATCGTAGAGCTTGAACGATATTCGACCTGTAGGACACTACAATCAAGTAATGCATCACAATCCACAAGCATGTAAAAATATGTTAATAGCCAAAGGCACTCTTCTCAATAGAGAATCAATCAAAACTGGAAGAGAAAAGCCAGGTAGCTTAAAGAAAAGAGATAAAAGGACCTACCACAGATGAATAAGTACTCTTCTTCTCACAAAAACTAGAAGAAAGGGCAGATTTTGAATTAGTAATCCTTTCATCTTGCTGAGCTTCACCAGAAATTACTATATCATTGTTTTTAAGGCTAGGAAGTGAATCAGTGGGAGAACCACCCCCATCTTCAGATTCTGCTAGAGGTTCTCCATCCAGACTTTTGTTGCTCACAACTGTCTCAGCTGTGTTGCATGCAAAATCATCTACCATCTctagaaaaccataaaataagaATGAGACAATCAAATAGAACGGACCACTGTGTAATAGACTGAGTAAGAAAGGGAAAACAATATACGGGAAGAGTGGAAAAACAATTACAAATCATTATTGGTTATTTCCATTAGAGTAGTTACAAAATACATTAATCTACAGTTATTCCTGCACAAACAAATTATGCCTAAGAAAGTGCAGTAGCAACAGCATGAATCAAGATCCATGGGATCAGGATTAGCTCTGGAACTAGTCAAGGGATTTAAGATCTGGATTGaccaatttttcttttttttttcttttaacgacCGAAAATCACCAATATTCACTGAAAACCAAATGAAATAGGCAGGATCAGTTGAAAAACATCGGAGGATCGATTGAATGAGAACTAGCTCAACTGCCAGAATTGGCTAAAGATAATGGGGATCAACAAGATAAATTCAGTACAACTTGGAATGATTGACTAGTCCAGATCAGACAGAGATCAGCTGAATCAGATCAGATCAGAGTGACCAAATACAGCAcaggaaaaataaaaatcatgaatGGATCCTGTGTTGTTGTTAAATATGTAGCACATAAATCCGACCTCAATGTCACCAATGTGACAATGAGTATTACAAGCACAATTTGTTGTTCACAGTAAGAGTTGGTATCACAGTCTTGCCATATtcacattttttttaattatttgtgaATGTTggtattgatctttgttgaaaatGAATCTTATACTACATTATCAATCATCATTGgcgaataaaaaattattcatcaaGCGCGTTCTACTGACTATTCAGGTTTGCACCACTTCACAGCCAGAGTAGTATTCCGACATTTGTTCAGGTATATAAAGAACTCAGAACCATGATAAAATATATGGCAACCACTGGTAGAATACAAACATGGTTCAAGGTAGGTGAATAAAAAATTACACAGCAAATCAAATTGACAAGTTTCACGAATCAATGTAGCATAATCATGGTTCGCTTTACCGATCCGTACCGATATGCCGATCAGCCATTGGTATGGTACATATCGATGTACCAAAACATAGTATGATGAGGCATACTGATAGACTAGTATGTACTGCCCTTACCGGTCCCCTATCGGATCAATACATATCACCTATATCGAGCAGTACACCATGGTATGATGAACCTTGGCATAAATTTAACAgaggcaaatattcatcatttggtGTTTCGGTAATTTTGCAAATATAAGTGTACTATCACTCATTGCTTGGCCTCTAATAGCAAATATTTATTTAGCAACTATATATTGAACCCAGGAACTAAAACATAACCAGATATGTCTGATTTTTTATGCTTGACAAGTAAGAAACAAAACCTTTCATTGGTTCACCATCAAAAGAAACATCAGGCGGTGAGTCTTCTTGCATGTCCATTTCTTTTTCCACTATACTATTTAAGTCATTAGGCTTTCTTCGCCTCCTTTTGTTGTGTCGTTCTAATTTTCTCCTACAGCTACGTTTGCCCTCATCAAAATCTGGCAGAACATGAAACCTGGAATCCGACAATTTAAactattaaaattttaggctagaACCAGGAAAATATAGTAAATATCCAAAGGCATAATTACTTTAAAACAGCATCAGGTCAGCTAAAACCGAAAAGAACAACATTTATTTTCTTTAAAGAGGTGTTAAAGAAAATCACTTGATGCCACAAAGACCAATTTTAAACCATGTGATACTAAAGTATAGTGCCAAATTTGTTATATATACACAAAGCACTACGAATTGCTACAGATTTGTttatcacaaactgaaacactagAACACTTACAAG of Musa acuminata AAA Group cultivar baxijiao chromosome BXJ2-3, Cavendish_Baxijiao_AAA, whole genome shotgun sequence contains these proteins:
- the LOC135607138 gene encoding early nodulin-93-like, coding for MAPATRASLDQKLAMAKRCSHEGVVAGAKAAVVAGFAAAVPTLASVRMLPWARYNLNPTAQALIVSTAAGMAYFIVADKTVLAAARKNSFKDAYPGNISA
- the LOC135607137 gene encoding squamosa promoter-binding-like protein 9 → MEIPPASAAEPILAAADEPTAAAAAMWEWGSLFDFTDVDEDPLILPWGTSDEAQTLPPLSTAELSSLPIPFAEPAPSGIEDGMGRVRKRDPRLVCPNYLAGRVPCSCPEEDEEAMQEVAVAGPRKRSRKGGASRVVRCQVPGCEADISELKGYHKRHRVCLRCANSSSVVLDGEHKRYCQQCGKFHVLPDFDEGKRSCRRKLERHNKRRRRKPNDLNSIVEKEMDMQEDSPPDVSFDGEPMKEMVDDFACNTAETVVSNKSLDGEPLAESEDGGGSPTDSLPSLKNNDIVISGEAQQDERITNSKSALSSSFCEKKSTYSSVCPTGRISFKLYDWNPAEFPRRLRHQIFHWLANMPVELEGYIRPGCTILTVFIAMPQSMWDKLSENVAHYVRDLINTPESLLRGRGTIFIYLGNMIIHVLQDGATLTNIKMEVQAPRLHYVYPFYFEAGKPMEFVACGSNLEQPKFRFLVSFAGKYLKYDSFHVISTGKSRYLDGNKAVCINNSEHEMFRIKVTHLDSEVFGPAFIEVENAAGISNYIPVLIGNKQICSELERMEEPVVDSCYAGRIMSQNFIANSSPGFCEILASRQSAMSALLLDIAWLLKAPYLEEKEAFWSFTNVQRLTSMLKFLLQNELFSVLQAIMHHLDNIIVTEGFDKPDNWTSDVDQKLYDDFLNHVREILYQRTLNDTRLTEPKNPLCGLLMPQTSQKTSMCAKNYTNQDNEAIGDSSCSTSLHPAIEHDVNVPLVTKEIVDRRGCHQNPVFKPSLDDIFSNKIMRTRFPLFVVVSVVLCLAACIILFHPHKAGEFAISVRRCMFGGPPS